In Haloimpatiens massiliensis, the following are encoded in one genomic region:
- a CDS encoding flagellar hook capping FlgD N-terminal domain-containing protein — translation MPVKAQTSNGTGIYSGISGNYETSRATKRGTRIVKKGQELDKNSFLKILTAELSNQDPTNAKDSTQFVSQLAQFSSLEQMTNLNTTMTFSSAQSLVGKVVALNDYDSRGVQYGGQVVSVNKNGDEVKLTVQVVENGEIKYKDYNFSAVQDVIHLNDDRLDYINSNVGFLLASNMMDKRIEAVMNEVDESGKKVEKTYSGIVKGISRNSSGINLTVLVEEDGKIKEKTIPYDAVTKVGMSSDEDGDSEKK, via the coding sequence ATGCCTGTAAAAGCACAGACTTCAAATGGCACTGGGATTTATAGTGGAATTTCAGGGAATTATGAAACTTCCAGAGCTACAAAACGAGGTACAAGAATTGTAAAAAAAGGGCAGGAACTTGATAAAAATTCTTTTTTAAAGATACTTACAGCTGAGTTATCAAATCAAGATCCAACTAACGCTAAGGATTCTACACAGTTTGTATCTCAATTAGCACAATTTTCATCTTTAGAACAGATGACTAATTTGAATACTACCATGACATTTTCCAGTGCGCAGTCTCTTGTAGGTAAAGTAGTAGCTTTAAATGATTATGACAGCAGAGGGGTACAATATGGTGGACAAGTAGTTAGTGTGAATAAAAATGGAGATGAAGTTAAATTAACTGTCCAAGTGGTTGAAAATGGTGAAATTAAGTATAAAGACTACAATTTTTCCGCAGTACAGGATGTAATTCATTTAAATGATGATAGACTGGATTATATCAACTCAAATGTTGGATTTTTACTAGCTTCAAATATGATGGATAAAAGAATTGAAGCGGTAATGAATGAAGTGGATGAAAGTGGAAAAAAAGTAGAAAAAACTTATTCTGGTATAGTGAAGGGAATTTCTAGGAATTCAAGTGGAATTAACTTAACAGTTTTAGTGGAAGAAGATGGAAAAATTAAAGAAAAAACTATCCCTTATGACGCAGTTACTAAAGTTGGCATGTCTTCTGATGAAGATGGAGATAGTGAAAAGAAATAA
- a CDS encoding flagellar hook-length control protein FliK has product MVGITNTTSSSIEIPVKNLSNDRGNCKELPKTEEKNFFKEKLREKVDSNSKGKINCEEKCLNTEVSSEREESINSKLGLEEETKKSISEDKDEKELLSEDSQNLMSILEILYQLLHEKNCLDNTEQFKDQVNLDKKEKINDMISKTFDNLLHQSTKVNENDSKDIAKLKLLLENGEPVLVSQNAIEKLIGKIQREINKQVPTDKENLNVKDLIKFISEELEKEIKSNEPVQKNIDVAEYITNRNNITNTKLQNNTLSREESFLKNLIEHGEKHNEPKNKDVELTKLTNLGEVNKFSSIDKNVSVEVNENKMVAKANIVQDMVKSIKYMENNNLKNLTVKVMPKELGEIVIRLTMESGKIKLALNATNKETYSLLNSNLGEISEKLTTANLKIQPAEINVYNGDTTFFSGQFMGDNQREGNEGTKYNSTHSNDNVAAGDEQETMVVDENYNGNLNTKV; this is encoded by the coding sequence ATGGTAGGAATAACGAATACTACGTCTAGTTCCATAGAAATTCCAGTAAAAAATCTATCTAATGATAGAGGAAATTGTAAAGAATTACCTAAGACTGAGGAAAAAAATTTCTTTAAAGAAAAATTAAGAGAAAAAGTAGATAGTAATTCCAAAGGTAAAATAAACTGTGAAGAAAAGTGTTTAAATACTGAAGTTTCATCAGAAAGAGAAGAAAGTATAAATTCTAAATTAGGATTAGAAGAGGAAACAAAGAAGTCTATTTCTGAAGATAAAGATGAAAAAGAACTTTTATCAGAAGATAGTCAAAATTTAATGAGCATATTAGAAATTCTTTACCAACTTTTACATGAAAAGAATTGTTTAGATAATACTGAACAGTTTAAGGATCAAGTAAATTTGGATAAAAAAGAAAAAATAAATGATATGATTAGTAAGACTTTTGATAATCTTTTGCATCAATCTACAAAGGTAAATGAAAATGACAGCAAAGATATTGCAAAGTTAAAGCTTCTTCTTGAAAATGGTGAGCCTGTTTTAGTTTCTCAAAATGCAATAGAAAAGTTAATTGGAAAAATCCAAAGGGAAATTAATAAGCAAGTGCCTACAGACAAGGAGAATTTAAACGTAAAAGATTTAATTAAATTTATAAGTGAAGAATTGGAAAAAGAAATAAAAAGTAATGAACCAGTTCAGAAAAATATAGATGTTGCAGAATACATAACAAATAGAAACAATATAACAAATACTAAATTACAAAATAATACCTTATCTAGGGAAGAAAGTTTCTTAAAGAATTTAATTGAGCATGGAGAAAAGCATAACGAACCTAAAAATAAAGATGTGGAACTAACAAAACTAACTAACTTGGGAGAAGTAAATAAATTTAGTTCAATAGATAAAAATGTATCTGTTGAAGTAAATGAAAACAAAATGGTTGCAAAAGCAAATATAGTGCAAGATATGGTTAAAAGTATAAAGTACATGGAAAATAATAATTTGAAAAATTTAACTGTTAAAGTTATGCCTAAGGAATTAGGAGAAATAGTTATAAGACTAACTATGGAATCAGGAAAAATAAAATTAGCGTTAAATGCTACAAACAAAGAAACATACAGCTTATTAAATTCTAATTTAGGAGAAATTAGTGAAAAATTAACCACTGCTAATTTAAAAATACAACCGGCAGAAATAAATGTTTATAATGGTGATACTACATTCTTCAGTGGACAGTTCATGGGAGATAATCAAAGAGAAGGAAATGAAGGGACAAAGTATAATTCAACTCACTCCAATGATAATGTGGCAGCCGGTGATGAACAAGAAACCATGGTTGTAGATGAAAATTACAATGGAAACTTAAATACTAAAGTTTAA
- the fliJ gene encoding flagellar export protein FliJ: MQSFNFKLQKLLDIRENMEEQCKIEFKKVQNEKNKVENKLLNLKQNYHKHRIIDFNNSTIEKKIQQNYLNSLNISIKETESLLNIKEKEVNVKREELKQKQIDKKIVGTLKDKKKQQFIKEQNLIEQKNNDEFALYAYIRNNAKGGEI, translated from the coding sequence TTGCAATCTTTTAATTTTAAACTTCAAAAATTATTGGATATAAGAGAAAATATGGAAGAACAGTGTAAAATAGAATTTAAAAAAGTACAAAATGAAAAGAATAAAGTAGAGAATAAATTACTAAATTTAAAACAGAATTATCATAAACATAGAATTATAGATTTTAACAATTCTACAATAGAAAAGAAGATACAGCAAAATTATCTTAATTCATTAAATATATCTATAAAAGAAACAGAATCTCTTTTGAACATTAAGGAAAAAGAAGTAAACGTGAAAAGAGAAGAACTAAAACAAAAGCAAATAGATAAAAAAATTGTGGGAACTTTAAAAGATAAGAAAAAACAGCAGTTCATAAAAGAGCAAAATTTAATTGAACAAAAGAACAATGATGAATTTGCTCTTTATGCATATATAAGAAATAATGCGAAAGGAGGTGAAATATAA
- the fliI gene encoding flagellar protein export ATPase FliI — protein MINIDFEKILKEVKDTNFNYEEGKVKNVIGLTIEVQGIKAFIGEVCKIYNEKNYPINCEVVGFKEENVILMPLGELVGISPGCRVVPGGRPLSVKCSDKLLGMVLDGIGTPLNSEELTQGYMYPLDTEPPDPLNRRRIKDVIPTGVRAIDGFLTCGEGQRIGIFAGSGVGKSTTLGMIAREAKADVNVIALIGERGREVLDFIEKDLGEEGMKKSVIVCATSDKPALVRLKGAFTATAIAEYFRDEGKKVILMMDSVTRFAMAQREIGLAIGEPPATKGYTPSVFAKLPRLMERAGMSQKGSITAFYTVLVDGDDFNEPIADAVRGILDGHIVLSRALAAKNHYPAIDVLNSVSRLMSEIVEDDHKKAASIGRDMLATYKESEDLINIGAYVKGTNKKLDLAIQYNDFLEDYLKQGINEKSEFNESIEKLKSIFSTN, from the coding sequence TTGATTAATATAGATTTTGAAAAAATATTAAAAGAAGTTAAGGATACAAATTTTAACTATGAAGAAGGAAAAGTTAAAAATGTAATAGGTTTAACTATAGAAGTTCAAGGAATAAAGGCTTTTATAGGGGAAGTATGTAAAATATATAATGAAAAAAATTATCCCATAAATTGCGAAGTAGTTGGATTTAAAGAAGAAAATGTAATATTAATGCCACTTGGAGAACTGGTGGGTATATCGCCAGGATGCAGAGTAGTGCCTGGAGGTAGACCTCTAAGTGTTAAATGTTCTGATAAACTTTTGGGAATGGTTTTAGATGGTATTGGAACACCTCTGAATTCGGAGGAATTAACCCAAGGCTATATGTATCCATTAGATACAGAACCACCAGATCCTCTTAATAGAAGGAGAATTAAAGATGTTATTCCCACTGGAGTGAGAGCTATAGATGGATTTCTAACCTGCGGAGAAGGCCAAAGAATTGGTATATTTGCAGGAAGTGGAGTGGGAAAAAGTACTACTTTAGGCATGATAGCTAGAGAAGCTAAGGCTGATGTGAATGTTATAGCACTAATTGGAGAAAGAGGAAGAGAAGTTTTAGACTTCATCGAAAAGGATTTAGGAGAAGAAGGAATGAAAAAATCTGTCATAGTTTGTGCTACTTCAGATAAACCAGCCTTAGTTAGGCTAAAAGGAGCTTTTACAGCTACAGCAATAGCAGAATATTTTAGGGATGAGGGTAAAAAAGTTATATTAATGATGGATTCTGTAACTAGATTTGCTATGGCTCAAAGAGAAATAGGATTAGCTATAGGTGAACCACCTGCGACTAAAGGATATACTCCCTCAGTATTTGCAAAGCTTCCAAGACTTATGGAAAGAGCAGGAATGTCTCAAAAAGGTTCCATAACAGCTTTTTATACTGTTCTAGTAGATGGCGATGATTTTAATGAACCCATTGCAGATGCTGTAAGGGGTATTTTAGATGGGCATATAGTATTATCTAGAGCATTAGCAGCGAAAAATCACTATCCAGCTATTGATGTGTTGAATAGTGTAAGCAGACTTATGTCAGAGATAGTGGAAGATGATCATAAAAAAGCAGCTTCTATAGGTAGAGATATGTTAGCCACTTATAAAGAATCAGAAGATTTAATAAATATAGGTGCTTATGTAAAAGGAACTAATAAAAAACTAGATCTTGCTATACAATATAATGATTTTTTAGAAGATTATCTTAAGCAAGGTATAAACGAGAAAAGTGAATTTAATGAAAGTATAGAAAAACTAAAAAGTATTTTTTCCACTAATTAA
- the fliG gene encoding flagellar motor switch protein FliG: MARSIEKLNGVQKAAILFITLGPEAAAKIVKKLPETDIQKITYEIANITTVKSEQRMEILNEFIEINKAKDYIKEGGIEYARDVLSKALGPQRAMDILNKVTEATQQYRPFAIARKADAHQLLNVIANEHPQTIALILCYMQAEKAGQIISALPEDMQSDVAYRIATLSNTSPMVIKEIEKVLDGKLSSVVRSDATTMGGVQTLVDILNRVDRTTEKNITEGLERENEELAEKIRQSMFVFEDIISLDDVSIQRILREVDIKELALALKGASEEVSNVVFRNQSKRASASLKEDIEFLGPVRLMDVEKSQQKIVAVIRRLDDAGEIVISRGGEDAIIV, translated from the coding sequence TTGGCTAGAAGTATAGAAAAACTAAATGGGGTTCAAAAGGCAGCTATATTGTTTATAACTTTAGGGCCGGAGGCTGCAGCTAAAATAGTGAAAAAGCTTCCAGAAACAGATATACAGAAAATAACCTATGAAATAGCAAATATAACCACTGTGAAATCAGAACAAAGAATGGAAATATTAAATGAATTTATAGAAATAAATAAAGCTAAAGATTACATAAAAGAGGGCGGTATAGAGTATGCCAGAGATGTATTATCTAAAGCATTGGGGCCTCAAAGGGCTATGGATATACTTAATAAGGTTACAGAAGCCACTCAGCAGTATAGACCATTTGCTATAGCTAGAAAAGCAGATGCTCATCAGCTTTTGAATGTAATAGCAAATGAGCATCCTCAGACTATCGCACTTATACTTTGCTATATGCAGGCAGAAAAGGCTGGTCAAATAATATCAGCTTTGCCAGAGGATATGCAGAGTGATGTAGCATACAGAATAGCTACTTTAAGTAATACGTCTCCTATGGTAATAAAGGAAATAGAGAAGGTTCTTGACGGAAAATTATCTTCGGTAGTTCGCTCAGATGCTACAACCATGGGTGGTGTTCAAACTCTTGTTGACATTTTAAATAGAGTGGATAGAACAACTGAGAAGAATATAACTGAAGGTCTAGAGAGAGAAAATGAAGAATTAGCAGAAAAGATAAGACAATCTATGTTTGTATTTGAAGATATTATTTCATTGGATGATGTATCAATACAAAGAATTTTAAGAGAAGTGGACATAAAAGAATTGGCACTAGCTTTAAAGGGTGCTTCGGAAGAAGTTTCAAATGTAGTATTTAGAAATCAGTCTAAGAGAGCTTCAGCTTCATTAAAAGAAGATATAGAATTCTTAGGACCAGTAAGGCTTATGGATGTAGAAAAGTCACAACAAAAAATAGTAGCTGTAATAAGAAGATTAGATGACGCTGGAGAGATAGTGATTTCAAGAGGTGGAGAAGATGCAATCATCGTTTAA